A part of Thiomicrorhabdus sediminis genomic DNA contains:
- the xthA gene encoding exodeoxyribonuclease III — MKIVSFNTNSVRLRLHQLESLIEQISPEVIGLQETKVQDHEFPLEAIEAMGYKAIFMGQKTHYGVALLYRNDIELIHHQKGWAHDDDTAQKRMIIGDFAMPNGEQIRVINGYFPQGENREHPVKFPAKEKFYADLMDYLQTECNPEQALAVIGDFNISPTDLDIGIGEPNRKRWLRDGKTSFLPEEREWWQRLLDWGLVDTFRTVHPDTNDVFSWFDYRSKGFDREPRRGLRIDTVLATAALNDKAVASEVGYDIRAMEKPSDHAPVWTEFAL; from the coding sequence ATGAAAATTGTCTCGTTTAACACCAATAGCGTACGCTTACGTCTTCATCAACTCGAATCGCTGATTGAACAGATTTCGCCCGAGGTCATCGGCCTGCAGGAAACCAAGGTTCAAGACCATGAGTTTCCGCTCGAAGCGATTGAAGCGATGGGTTACAAGGCCATTTTTATGGGGCAAAAAACGCATTACGGCGTTGCGCTGCTGTATCGCAACGATATTGAACTGATTCACCATCAAAAAGGCTGGGCTCACGATGATGACACCGCCCAGAAACGCATGATTATCGGTGATTTCGCTATGCCCAATGGTGAACAGATCCGCGTCATCAATGGTTATTTCCCGCAAGGTGAAAACCGCGAGCACCCGGTAAAGTTCCCGGCAAAAGAAAAGTTCTATGCCGACCTGATGGACTATCTGCAAACCGAATGTAACCCGGAGCAGGCTTTGGCGGTAATCGGTGACTTCAATATCTCGCCGACCGACTTGGATATTGGTATCGGTGAACCGAACCGCAAACGCTGGCTGCGTGACGGCAAAACCAGCTTTTTACCGGAAGAACGCGAATGGTGGCAACGCTTGTTGGATTGGGGGCTGGTTGATACCTTCCGTACCGTACACCCAGATACCAATGATGTCTTTAGCTGGTTCGACTACCGTTCCAAAGGGTTTGACCGTGAACCGCGTCGTGGCCTGAGAATCGATACCGTTTTAGCGACCGCCGCACTTAACGACAAAGCGGTCGCCAGCGAAGTCGGCTATGATATCCGTGCGATGGAAAAGCCATCCGATCACGCGCCGGTCTGGACCGAGTTCGCACTCTAA
- the purU gene encoding formyltetrahydrofolate deformylase: MGHVYRLVISCPDQVGIVASVAQFISEKGGSIVEANHHTDTSNGWFFMRHEILKGSMNCDLAEFEAGFAELATQFDMQWFISDSESPKKIALFASKESHCLADLLHRWHENELPGEVVCVVANHDDLRSMVEWYQVPFHHVPVTPDSKPQAFAKTEEIVAQYQADVIVLARYMQILPPQMCRDYAGQVINIHHSFLPSFVGAKPYHQASERGVKLIGATCHYVTEVLDAGPIIEQDVIRISHSHTIDDMKRLGRDVEKTVLARGLRYHLEDRVLIHGNKTVVFDA; encoded by the coding sequence ATGGGTCACGTCTATCGTTTGGTTATTTCTTGTCCGGATCAGGTCGGAATTGTTGCCTCGGTCGCACAGTTTATCTCTGAAAAGGGCGGCTCGATTGTTGAAGCCAACCATCATACCGATACCAGTAACGGCTGGTTTTTTATGCGTCATGAGATCCTAAAAGGTTCGATGAATTGTGATTTGGCGGAGTTCGAAGCGGGCTTTGCCGAACTGGCGACCCAGTTTGATATGCAATGGTTTATCTCCGATTCGGAAAGCCCGAAAAAGATTGCCTTGTTTGCTTCCAAAGAATCACACTGTCTAGCCGATTTATTGCATCGCTGGCATGAGAACGAGCTACCGGGTGAGGTGGTTTGTGTGGTTGCCAACCATGATGACCTGCGCTCCATGGTCGAGTGGTATCAGGTGCCGTTTCATCATGTTCCGGTCACACCGGACAGTAAGCCGCAGGCGTTTGCCAAAACCGAGGAAATTGTCGCCCAGTATCAGGCGGATGTGATTGTCCTGGCACGCTATATGCAGATTCTGCCACCACAGATGTGTCGTGATTATGCCGGTCAGGTGATTAATATCCATCACAGCTTCCTACCGTCTTTTGTCGGTGCCAAGCCTTATCATCAAGCCAGTGAACGTGGCGTCAAACTGATCGGGGCGACTTGTCATTATGTTACCGAGGTGTTGGATGCCGGGCCGATTATCGAACAGGATGTGATTCGCATTAGCCATTCGCACACGATCGATGATATGAAGCGTTTGGGTCGTGATGTGGAAAAAACCGTATTGGCGCGCGGCCTTCGTTATCACCTGGAAGACCGCGTTTTGATTCATGGCAATAAAACCGTGGTGTTTGACGCCTAA
- a CDS encoding tRNA(Met) cytidine acetyltransferase TmcA → MNDSITNLNSLRQQLNKQQHRALVIISGADGWHQQQLEDVFANHETVFWVETQDEPNNPIDPAKIYGDFEVVASKRLKYHLGQEIDGAIINVSHGLSADTLGIVSGMIRAGGLLILLAPPEKIWLGQTNPEDQRFLNTPYTLEQANNGFSQHLINSWQHSDVIWLHENQLIEWPQTSSTAAPVMPLPSDDQKQAIAAIHSVAFGHRKRPLVLSADRGRGKSSALGLAAVDCLLDGKNHIVITASRLDQTKAAFQHAAESLYTLLEQGLDIELVVNKTGHIEFRYEHQTKQIEFVAPDYLILNPSHTDVVLVDEAAQLPTPLLKELLMRYHRMVFATTLHGYEGSGRGFELRFKKLLHKHTPDWKSLHLEQSIRWATKDPLETAINRALLLDIDLINSDSEKQDINIETLQIKALRTEQLLTNQAVLQSLFSLLVQAHYQTSPNDLQQILNAPNIELFVARKPGEDKVIGAVLCVEEGRLNPSKNRAHGHLVPQLLTKNYAQDDFLMLSTWRIMRIAVDPRYQHQGIGQKMIRHVETEALRRRIDYISSSFGANEALLPFWFKQHFWPLHVGAKRDKASGCHNLVVTKPVSAMSRQALSQIQSCFQEQFPHLLLESLPNLPPQQAWQIIQTFRFKQQNSGLEKVLLMYQKGERPYEAISHTMWQWSLQSAQLLLQASEQEQGIWCDKIMKKFSWQDVAHKYHLAGRKGVEQALQKMISGWLQQKRLPIQTSEKIKRFC, encoded by the coding sequence ATGAACGACTCGATAACCAACCTTAACTCTTTGCGACAACAACTAAACAAGCAGCAACATCGAGCCTTAGTGATTATCAGTGGCGCCGACGGCTGGCATCAACAACAACTTGAAGACGTTTTCGCCAACCATGAAACCGTTTTCTGGGTTGAAACCCAAGACGAGCCAAACAACCCTATCGATCCGGCCAAGATCTACGGTGATTTTGAGGTTGTCGCCAGCAAACGACTCAAATACCATCTCGGCCAGGAAATCGATGGCGCCATTATCAATGTCAGTCACGGTCTAAGTGCCGATACCCTGGGGATTGTCTCCGGTATGATCCGTGCCGGAGGACTCCTGATACTGCTCGCCCCCCCGGAAAAAATCTGGCTTGGACAGACCAATCCGGAAGACCAGCGCTTTTTAAATACGCCCTATACACTTGAACAAGCCAACAACGGCTTTAGCCAACACCTTATCAACAGTTGGCAACACAGCGATGTCATCTGGCTGCATGAGAACCAGCTTATTGAATGGCCGCAAACATCGTCTACAGCGGCACCAGTCATGCCCTTGCCAAGTGACGACCAGAAACAGGCAATTGCAGCGATTCACTCGGTCGCCTTCGGCCACCGCAAAAGACCGCTCGTTCTCAGTGCCGACCGCGGCAGAGGCAAAAGCAGCGCCTTGGGTCTTGCCGCAGTCGATTGTCTGTTGGATGGCAAGAACCATATCGTCATTACCGCCAGTCGCTTGGACCAAACCAAGGCCGCATTCCAACATGCCGCCGAATCGCTCTACACCTTATTGGAGCAAGGTCTGGATATCGAACTGGTGGTCAATAAAACCGGCCATATCGAATTCCGCTATGAACACCAGACCAAACAGATTGAATTTGTCGCCCCCGACTACCTGATTCTCAATCCGAGCCATACCGATGTCGTTTTGGTGGATGAAGCCGCACAACTGCCGACACCTTTGCTAAAAGAGTTGTTGATGCGTTATCACCGCATGGTGTTTGCCACCACCCTGCATGGCTATGAAGGCTCTGGACGCGGCTTTGAACTGCGTTTTAAGAAGCTGCTACACAAACATACGCCGGATTGGAAAAGCCTGCATCTGGAGCAGTCGATTCGCTGGGCGACAAAGGATCCGTTGGAAACCGCGATTAATCGTGCGTTGTTACTGGATATCGACCTGATCAATAGTGACAGCGAAAAACAGGATATTAATATTGAAACGCTGCAGATCAAAGCGCTGAGAACTGAACAACTGCTCACCAATCAAGCGGTGTTGCAATCACTGTTCAGTCTATTGGTTCAAGCGCATTATCAAACCAGCCCGAATGATCTCCAGCAAATCCTCAACGCACCGAATATCGAACTGTTTGTCGCACGAAAGCCCGGTGAAGACAAGGTGATTGGGGCCGTACTCTGTGTTGAAGAAGGCCGGTTGAACCCCTCAAAAAACCGAGCCCACGGCCACCTTGTCCCACAACTGCTAACGAAGAACTATGCGCAAGACGATTTTTTAATGCTCTCGACCTGGCGCATTATGCGCATCGCGGTTGATCCGAGATATCAGCACCAAGGCATTGGACAGAAAATGATTCGCCATGTCGAAACGGAAGCCCTTCGTCGACGTATCGACTATATCAGTTCCAGTTTTGGTGCCAATGAAGCGCTGTTGCCGTTTTGGTTCAAGCAGCACTTCTGGCCTTTACATGTCGGAGCCAAACGTGACAAGGCTAGCGGCTGCCATAATTTGGTAGTGACCAAGCCGGTCAGCGCCATGTCGCGTCAGGCCTTGTCGCAAATACAAAGTTGCTTTCAAGAACAGTTCCCGCACCTATTGCTGGAGTCCCTACCCAATCTACCTCCGCAGCAGGCATGGCAAATCATCCAGACGTTCCGTTTCAAACAGCAAAATAGCGGTCTGGAAAAAGTCTTGTTGATGTATCAAAAAGGCGAACGCCCCTATGAAGCGATTAGCCATACCATGTGGCAGTGGAGCCTGCAGTCTGCCCAGCTATTGCTGCAAGCCAGCGAACAGGAGCAAGGTATCTGGTGCGATAAAATCATGAAAAAATTCAGCTGGCAGGATGTCGCCCATAAGTATCATTTGGCTGGCAGAAAAGGCGTCGAACAAGCCCTGCAGAAGATGATTTCCGGCTGGCTGCAACAGAAACGCCTGCCGATTCAAACATCGGAAAAAATCAAACGCTTCTGTTAA
- the msrB gene encoding peptide-methionine (R)-S-oxide reductase MsrB: protein MQQETPQVNDSATEDFWKEKLTDEQYQICRCGGTEPAFSGEYWDLKETGIYHCACCDTPLFSSSEKYDSGSGWPSFWQPLNGETILERVDRSHGMVRTEVLCALCHSHLGHVFADGPPPTGLRFCINSASLKFVANT from the coding sequence ATGCAGCAAGAAACACCTCAGGTTAATGACTCAGCGACAGAAGACTTCTGGAAAGAGAAATTAACCGATGAACAATATCAAATATGTCGATGCGGCGGCACAGAACCGGCGTTTAGCGGTGAATACTGGGATTTGAAAGAGACCGGTATCTATCACTGTGCCTGTTGTGACACTCCATTATTCTCCTCTTCAGAAAAATACGATTCCGGTTCAGGATGGCCGAGCTTTTGGCAACCTCTTAACGGCGAAACCATTCTCGAGCGTGTTGATCGTTCGCACGGCATGGTTCGTACCGAGGTGCTTTGCGCCCTGTGCCACAGCCATCTCGGCCATGTGTTTGCCGACGGGCCGCCGCCTACAGGGTTAAGATTTTGCATTAATTCAGCCAGTTTAAAATTTGTAGCCAACACTTAA
- the mnmC gene encoding bifunctional tRNA (5-methylaminomethyl-2-thiouridine)(34)-methyltransferase MnmD/FAD-dependent 5-carboxymethylaminomethyl-2-thiouridine(34) oxidoreductase MnmC produces the protein MLSDKLTPAQVQWSNQSVPVSVQFDDVYFSTDDGLAESHYNFIDANRLQSRFSGLPPNAVFRIAETGFGSGLNFLLACRLWLQQAPSSANLHFISFEKFPLALADMQRAHSCFVELAEIAGELHSRYPLLLPGWHDVWLFEKRVRLTLWFGDVNKGLPELDATPSSLVDAWFLDGFAPAKNPDMWQTTLFQQMARLSHQQTSFATFTTAGDVRRSLHKMGFQVEKRPGYGKKREMCFGTLLHKRPFSWKTPWFERPEPIDNDNKQAIVIGAGLAGAAAAYQLAENGWQVTVLEQADDIATQASGNLAGAVHPLLTADWNLRSQWYLQGYEATLRHVLPWFNEAGSERLGDLSGLIQVFVDKTAEQRFQQAQQRVGLPHELVRGLNAEEHQLYLQGQHRHQGIIFPKGGWLYPRAVIERCLAHHNIHLQCGFKVSRLVFENESWRLDNGRQQYCAPVVIVATGSLEAKLNQQLGLPIRPVKGQVTHLQPEQQRYVLDKAVTHKGYSSPCHHGAVTGATFEAPNMDETLSLASHKENLAMAEQALPDWLATSVSASESSSVTEIELAGRVAFRPTTPDHLPIIGAVAQTDWMQKAYIGQSHTHAVYRYDKQRYQKGLYVSNGHGARGLMSVFLAAEILLAEIEGEALPQPLSLYHASHPARFAIRQWRQGKGDFYEKDHHYS, from the coding sequence ATGTTATCCGATAAACTTACCCCAGCACAAGTGCAATGGTCAAATCAGTCGGTTCCCGTGTCTGTACAGTTCGATGATGTTTACTTTTCAACCGATGACGGCTTGGCAGAAAGCCATTACAATTTTATCGATGCCAATCGGTTGCAAAGTCGTTTTTCCGGATTGCCGCCGAATGCTGTCTTTCGTATTGCCGAAACCGGATTCGGTTCCGGGTTGAACTTCTTGTTGGCCTGTCGGCTATGGCTTCAACAGGCACCGTCAAGCGCGAACTTACACTTTATCTCTTTTGAAAAATTTCCATTGGCGTTAGCCGACATGCAGCGTGCGCATAGCTGTTTTGTCGAACTGGCAGAAATTGCTGGCGAATTGCATAGCCGTTACCCGTTGTTGTTGCCGGGCTGGCATGATGTCTGGCTGTTTGAGAAACGGGTGCGTTTGACCTTATGGTTTGGTGATGTCAATAAAGGCTTGCCGGAACTGGATGCGACTCCTTCCAGCTTGGTCGATGCCTGGTTTTTGGATGGTTTTGCCCCAGCGAAAAACCCCGACATGTGGCAAACCACTCTGTTTCAGCAGATGGCACGCTTAAGCCATCAACAGACAAGCTTTGCCACCTTTACGACAGCCGGTGATGTGCGTCGTAGTCTGCATAAAATGGGGTTTCAGGTCGAAAAACGTCCTGGTTATGGCAAGAAACGCGAGATGTGTTTCGGCACTCTGTTGCACAAGCGCCCGTTCAGTTGGAAAACTCCGTGGTTTGAGCGCCCTGAGCCTATAGACAATGACAACAAACAGGCGATAGTCATCGGCGCAGGTTTGGCCGGAGCCGCCGCCGCTTACCAGCTTGCGGAAAACGGTTGGCAGGTAACCGTGTTGGAGCAGGCCGACGATATCGCCACTCAGGCCTCGGGAAATCTGGCCGGCGCGGTGCATCCGTTATTGACCGCCGATTGGAATCTACGCAGTCAATGGTACCTGCAGGGCTATGAAGCGACTTTACGCCATGTATTGCCTTGGTTTAATGAGGCTGGCAGTGAACGTTTGGGTGATTTAAGCGGGCTGATTCAGGTTTTTGTCGATAAGACCGCCGAGCAACGTTTTCAACAGGCGCAGCAACGCGTCGGCTTGCCACATGAGCTTGTCAGGGGGTTGAATGCAGAGGAGCATCAGCTTTATCTGCAAGGTCAGCACCGTCATCAGGGAATTATCTTTCCCAAAGGCGGTTGGCTCTACCCTCGTGCGGTAATCGAGCGCTGTCTGGCGCATCACAACATCCATTTGCAATGCGGGTTTAAAGTCAGCCGACTGGTTTTTGAAAATGAATCCTGGCGGCTCGATAATGGGCGGCAACAATATTGCGCACCGGTTGTCATTGTCGCCACAGGCAGTTTGGAAGCCAAACTAAACCAACAACTTGGTCTGCCGATCAGGCCGGTGAAAGGTCAGGTCACTCATTTACAACCGGAGCAGCAGCGTTATGTATTGGATAAGGCAGTCACTCATAAAGGCTATTCGAGCCCTTGTCATCATGGTGCGGTAACCGGTGCGACCTTTGAAGCGCCGAATATGGATGAAACCTTGTCACTGGCTAGTCACAAGGAGAATTTGGCGATGGCCGAGCAGGCCTTGCCGGATTGGCTGGCGACGTCAGTATCAGCAAGTGAATCGAGTTCAGTAACCGAGATTGAGCTTGCCGGTAGAGTTGCGTTTCGGCCGACAACACCGGACCATTTACCGATTATTGGTGCTGTCGCGCAGACAGATTGGATGCAAAAGGCCTATATCGGTCAATCCCATACCCATGCGGTATATCGTTACGATAAGCAGCGTTATCAAAAGGGTTTGTATGTCAGCAATGGGCATGGTGCACGAGGTTTGATGTCGGTGTTTCTCGCCGCCGAAATCTTGCTGGCGGAGATCGAAGGCGAGGCTTTGCCGCAACCATTGTCGCTTTATCATGCTTCGCATCCGGCAAGGTTTGCAATCAGGCAATGGCGTCAGGGTAAAGGAGATTTTTACGAAAAAGATCATCACTATAGCTAA
- a CDS encoding competence/damage-inducible protein A, whose protein sequence is MSANSENKTLPPIGLVIIGDEILSSKRQDRHLAQVNELLKPRGLHISWVKMLGDNADLLVKNLRQSFADGDIVFSFGGIGATPDDRTRQSAALALGVKIERHPDAVAEIEAQFGEDAYPKRVLMAEYPQGAQIIPNFYNRVPGFSIQNHHFMPGFPMMAKPMVEWVLDNYYADFFQIPFIEKAVKIDQGHESEWIDFMQDFEERFPQLRLFSLPSIHQDGRRTIDLGVEGPATIVEEGFALILAEMEKRQQSYTLIES, encoded by the coding sequence ATGTCTGCAAATTCGGAGAATAAAACATTGCCGCCCATCGGTTTGGTGATTATCGGCGATGAAATCCTTTCCAGTAAGCGTCAGGATCGTCATTTGGCGCAAGTTAATGAGTTGCTTAAGCCACGTGGTTTGCACATCAGTTGGGTCAAGATGCTTGGCGATAATGCCGATTTACTGGTAAAGAATCTACGCCAGAGTTTTGCCGATGGCGATATTGTTTTCAGTTTCGGCGGTATCGGCGCTACTCCGGATGACCGTACGCGCCAAAGTGCCGCTTTGGCCTTAGGCGTGAAAATTGAACGACATCCCGATGCAGTGGCCGAAATTGAAGCGCAATTTGGTGAAGACGCCTATCCGAAACGAGTGTTAATGGCAGAATACCCTCAAGGCGCGCAAATTATTCCTAATTTCTATAACCGAGTTCCCGGTTTCTCTATCCAAAACCATCACTTTATGCCTGGGTTTCCGATGATGGCAAAACCGATGGTGGAATGGGTGTTGGATAATTACTATGCCGATTTTTTTCAGATTCCGTTTATCGAAAAAGCAGTGAAAATCGATCAAGGCCATGAATCGGAGTGGATTGATTTTATGCAAGACTTTGAAGAGCGGTTTCCGCAATTGAGACTGTTCAGTCTGCCGAGTATCCATCAAGATGGCCGTCGTACCATTGATTTGGGTGTTGAAGGCCCAGCCACCATTGTCGAAGAAGGTTTTGCGTTGATTCTGGCGGAAATGGAGAAACGCCAGCAATCCTACACGCTGATTGAATCTTAA
- a CDS encoding NAD(P)/FAD-dependent oxidoreductase produces MPDHSFTSPSSNTYSESTFRDVIIIGAGASGLMCAATAGYQGKQVLVLDHAPKAAAKIRISGGGKCNFTNMDISSENYICQNPHFVKSALSRYPSSAFIELVERHGLAYEQRELGKLFCSERASDLIQILRTECDWAGVEVQTRCAIQQLSYEDGLYRLTTSQGVFQCAKLVVASGALSFAKLKATGLGYDIARQFGLNVIETRPGLVPLSFAGRWQKRFGELSGLALDVSVTAGGRSFNEAILFTHTGLSGPGILQASNYWQAGEPIVINLLPKKDVFAELLALKKQGASLSKWLQRYLPKRMVQQWLEWYPLNDQPQPDMANISDDSLRHYGEQLMNWTLYPSDTAGYDKAEVTLGGVDTDEVSQKSFEAKKQPGLYFIGEVLDVTGHLGGYNFQWAWASGVACGLAL; encoded by the coding sequence ATGCCTGATCATTCTTTCACCAGCCCTTCTTCAAACACGTACTCGGAAAGCACTTTTCGTGATGTCATTATTATCGGCGCTGGAGCATCGGGATTAATGTGTGCCGCTACCGCCGGTTATCAAGGCAAACAGGTTTTGGTTTTGGATCATGCCCCGAAAGCGGCGGCGAAAATCCGTATTTCAGGGGGGGGTAAGTGCAATTTCACCAATATGGATATTTCCAGTGAAAACTATATTTGTCAAAACCCCCATTTTGTTAAATCCGCCTTATCGCGTTATCCCTCATCTGCCTTTATTGAGTTGGTAGAGCGCCATGGCTTGGCTTATGAACAACGCGAGCTGGGAAAGCTGTTTTGCAGTGAACGTGCTTCGGATTTGATTCAGATTCTGCGCACTGAATGTGATTGGGCCGGTGTCGAGGTGCAGACCCGTTGTGCCATTCAACAGCTGAGCTATGAAGATGGTCTTTATCGATTAACCACCAGTCAAGGTGTGTTCCAGTGTGCTAAACTGGTTGTCGCCAGCGGTGCTTTATCGTTTGCCAAATTAAAGGCGACCGGCTTGGGTTACGATATCGCACGTCAGTTCGGTTTGAATGTTATCGAAACACGTCCCGGTTTAGTGCCATTAAGTTTTGCCGGTCGTTGGCAAAAACGTTTCGGTGAGCTGAGCGGTTTGGCGCTGGATGTCTCGGTGACAGCAGGAGGCAGGAGCTTTAATGAAGCCATATTGTTTACTCATACCGGTTTAAGTGGTCCGGGCATTTTGCAGGCATCGAACTACTGGCAAGCAGGCGAGCCCATCGTGATTAATCTATTGCCAAAAAAGGATGTGTTTGCCGAGTTGTTGGCGTTGAAAAAGCAGGGCGCTTCTTTAAGCAAATGGCTGCAACGGTATTTACCGAAACGGATGGTGCAACAATGGTTGGAATGGTATCCGTTGAACGATCAGCCACAGCCGGATATGGCCAATATCAGCGATGACAGTCTACGCCACTATGGCGAACAATTAATGAATTGGACGCTCTATCCATCGGATACCGCCGGTTACGACAAGGCCGAGGTCACGTTAGGTGGTGTCGATACCGACGAGGTTTCACAAAAAAGTTTTGAAGCCAAAAAACAACCGGGCTTGTATTTCATCGGCGAAGTGCTTGATGTCACCGGTCACCTGGGAGGGTATAACTTCCAGTGGGCATGGGCGTCGGGGGTGGCTTGTGGATTGGCTTTGTGA
- the ppiC gene encoding peptidylprolyl isomerase PpiC: MARAAALHILVKTETEALEILEQLKRGKPFDVLAKRHSICPSGKRGGHLGEFNQGKMVKAFDQVVFKRSLLEVHGPIKTRFGYHLIKTLYRN; this comes from the coding sequence ATGGCAAGAGCAGCGGCACTGCATATTTTGGTAAAGACGGAAACAGAGGCATTGGAGATTCTTGAGCAATTAAAACGCGGCAAGCCATTTGATGTCTTGGCCAAACGCCATTCAATCTGTCCTTCGGGCAAACGCGGCGGCCACTTGGGCGAGTTTAATCAAGGAAAGATGGTAAAAGCGTTCGATCAAGTGGTATTCAAACGCTCCCTGCTTGAGGTGCATGGCCCTATCAAAACCCGTTTTGGCTATCATCTAATCAAAACACTATATCGCAACTAG
- a CDS encoding LysR family transcriptional regulator: MIELKHLRTLQALAQTHSVNKAANTLCMTQSALSHQIKQLEESLEIELFKRKTFPIQWTPAGQILLQAAQQVLPQIENVQRQLLSLKQGESGRLWIGVDCHTCFEWLMPLLRPYQEQWPSVDLDIVPSFNQAPLTQLSSQQLDFVITSDPETLEDIDYTALFSYELVAVLPLECHLLHKTFLAPEDFKELTLITYPVDKNKLSVFKDFLDPNGITPKSLSYSELTIMMLQRVEAGRGICVLPKWLLANQAEFKHLPWRPLSEEGLWTKLYAATPKALSNQHYVQDMIELIAQKVMI, from the coding sequence ATGATAGAACTCAAACATTTACGAACATTACAGGCATTAGCCCAAACACATAGCGTTAATAAAGCCGCCAATACACTCTGCATGACACAATCTGCGCTCTCCCATCAAATTAAACAATTGGAAGAGAGCTTAGAAATTGAACTGTTTAAACGTAAAACCTTTCCCATTCAATGGACTCCGGCTGGCCAGATCTTGCTGCAAGCGGCGCAGCAGGTTTTACCTCAAATAGAAAATGTCCAACGACAACTGCTGTCCTTGAAACAAGGAGAAAGTGGACGACTCTGGATAGGCGTAGATTGCCATACCTGCTTTGAATGGTTAATGCCATTATTACGGCCTTATCAAGAACAATGGCCCAGTGTGGATTTGGATATCGTGCCAAGTTTTAATCAAGCTCCGTTAACGCAACTGTCCTCGCAACAGCTAGATTTTGTCATTACCTCTGACCCGGAAACCTTAGAGGACATAGATTACACCGCGCTATTTAGCTATGAACTGGTGGCTGTTTTACCGTTGGAATGCCACCTGCTTCACAAAACATTTTTAGCACCCGAAGATTTCAAAGAACTGACCCTGATCACCTATCCGGTGGATAAAAACAAATTGAGTGTATTTAAAGACTTTTTAGATCCTAATGGGATCACGCCAAAATCTTTATCTTACTCAGAGTTGACGATAATGATGTTACAGCGTGTTGAAGCCGGGCGAGGCATCTGCGTTTTACCCAAGTGGTTATTGGCAAACCAGGCAGAGTTCAAACACTTGCCTTGGCGCCCGTTAAGTGAAGAAGGTCTTTGGACTAAGTTATATGCCGCAACACCAAAAGCGTTATCCAACCAACATTACGTTCAAGACATGATCGAGCTGATTGCACAAAAGGTGATGATTTAA